In a single window of the Rhodoferax saidenbachensis genome:
- a CDS encoding MFS transporter: MSTANTTPPAGAQLGLVSIFGSTFVELVGYFILSPLLLLKLKGADVSTTVAGLFAASGWLGIFIMTPFASSVTTRLGRRPCLWLAGVILTLAAVLYTFTNQLWIWFALNLASGVAMALRWVLAEALIAEFSPAGQRGRYVGIFQTLVSLTFITGPACLVWLGADQPHTLWVVIGCTVVGLIWTLFIPKLPPAADADTAHVGLPGLWRALLAHPIIMLAGFVGGFFETGVTSILPLYGLALGLGAGTAALLVSASGLGGVLIMFPAGMVADRFDNQAQGRRTLMVVFASITLLATCVLPFVANIVWLAWPIVFLWGGAGGTLYTIAMTDIGAREKGITLVNSTAVLVLTYTLGGLVASGISGALIDWSPTVAFPAVLIAVAAIGLVALVRSRRAANI, encoded by the coding sequence ATGAGCACCGCCAACACCACACCACCCGCTGGCGCACAGCTCGGCCTGGTCAGCATCTTTGGCTCCACCTTTGTCGAGCTGGTGGGCTACTTCATCCTCTCGCCCTTGCTGCTGCTCAAGCTCAAGGGCGCCGATGTGTCGACCACCGTGGCCGGGCTGTTTGCCGCCTCCGGCTGGCTGGGCATTTTCATCATGACGCCGTTTGCCTCCAGCGTGACCACGCGCTTGGGGCGGCGGCCCTGCCTGTGGCTGGCCGGCGTGATCCTCACGCTGGCGGCCGTGCTCTACACCTTCACGAACCAGCTCTGGATCTGGTTCGCGCTGAACCTGGCCTCGGGCGTGGCCATGGCGCTGCGCTGGGTGCTGGCCGAGGCGCTGATTGCCGAGTTTTCGCCGGCAGGGCAACGCGGCCGTTACGTGGGCATCTTTCAAACCCTGGTCAGCCTGACCTTTATCACCGGACCAGCCTGCCTGGTCTGGCTGGGCGCGGACCAACCGCACACGCTGTGGGTGGTGATTGGCTGCACCGTGGTCGGGCTGATCTGGACGCTCTTTATCCCCAAACTGCCGCCCGCCGCGGATGCCGACACGGCCCATGTCGGGTTACCGGGCCTGTGGCGCGCGCTGCTGGCGCATCCCATCATCATGCTGGCGGGTTTTGTCGGCGGTTTCTTTGAAACCGGCGTCACCTCCATCCTGCCGCTGTACGGCCTGGCACTCGGCCTGGGCGCAGGCACGGCCGCGCTACTGGTGTCGGCCAGCGGACTGGGCGGTGTGCTCATCATGTTCCCCGCCGGCATGGTGGCCGACCGGTTTGACAACCAGGCGCAGGGGCGCCGCACGCTGATGGTGGTGTTTGCATCCATCACACTGCTGGCCACCTGCGTTTTGCCTTTTGTGGCCAACATCGTGTGGCTGGCCTGGCCCATCGTGTTTTTATGGGGCGGCGCCGGTGGCACGCTGTACACCATAGCCATGACCGACATTGGCGCGCGCGAAAAAGGCATCACCCTGGTCAACAGCACGGCCGTGCTGGTACTGACCTACACGCTCGGTGGGCTGGTCGCGTCCGGCATCTCGGGCGCGCTGATCGACTGGTCGCCTACCGTGGCGTTCCCCGCCGTGTTGATTGCGGTAGCCGCTATCGGCTTGGTCGCACTGGTGCGTTCGCGCCGCGCGGCCAACATTTAG
- a CDS encoding HAD family hydrolase, with translation MKPLASWPLQARRDLVGVFTDIDDTLTTEGTVTPAALQALADLKAAGLAVIPITGRHVGWCEPLMEGGATPPWPADAMVAENGALALVPNPGNSNQNGLQPAWNVRRQLSKLYQQDADTRATNQARMEQVAAQVLAQVPGALRARDEGGRETDLAFDYNEFTHLSPAAVQQTLAILQGAGMHTTVSSIHIHGCFGDFNKWLGACWIVRELFQRDLAQELGRWVFVGDSGNDQPMFEHFTHSVGVANIRRFESQLQHLPRYITPSERGAGFAEVTAAILEARKA, from the coding sequence TTGAAACCCCTTGCCTCCTGGCCGCTGCAGGCCCGCCGCGACCTGGTGGGCGTGTTCACCGACATTGACGACACACTCACCACCGAAGGCACGGTCACGCCCGCCGCACTGCAGGCGCTGGCCGACCTGAAAGCCGCCGGGCTGGCGGTCATTCCCATCACGGGTAGACACGTCGGCTGGTGTGAACCACTGATGGAAGGAGGGGCCACCCCGCCCTGGCCCGCGGACGCCATGGTGGCCGAGAACGGTGCACTGGCGCTGGTGCCCAATCCAGGAAATTCAAACCAAAATGGCCTGCAGCCCGCATGGAATGTGCGCAGGCAGCTATCAAAACTATATCAACAAGACGCCGACACGCGCGCCACCAACCAGGCCCGCATGGAGCAGGTGGCCGCGCAGGTGCTGGCCCAGGTGCCCGGCGCATTGCGCGCGCGCGACGAAGGTGGGCGCGAGACCGATCTGGCGTTTGACTACAACGAGTTCACGCACCTCTCGCCCGCTGCCGTGCAGCAGACACTGGCCATCCTGCAAGGTGCAGGCATGCACACCACGGTCAGCAGCATCCACATCCACGGGTGTTTTGGTGACTTCAACAAATGGCTGGGCGCGTGCTGGATCGTCCGTGAACTGTTCCAGCGCGACCTGGCGCAGGAGCTGGGCCGCTGGGTGTTTGTCGGCGACTCGGGCAACGACCAGCCCATGTTTGAACACTTCACCCACAGTGTGGGCGTGGCCAACATCCGCCGCTTCGAAAGCCAGCTGCAACACCTGCCGCGTTACATCACCCCGAGCGAACGTGGTGCGGGTTTTGCCGAAGTCACCGCCGCCATCCTGGAGGCACGCAAGGCATGA
- a CDS encoding Mpo1-like protein has translation MNFSELLRWQWDGYTNYHASRANLLLHIVVVPLFLVGNVVLVVALLQGALWFALAGLVAMAVSFAVQGKGHSMEAVPSIPFASPRQAVARIFLEQWINFPRFVLSGGWLRALRQASR, from the coding sequence ATGAATTTTTCAGAGTTGTTGCGCTGGCAGTGGGATGGGTACACCAACTACCACGCCTCACGGGCCAATCTGCTACTGCACATTGTGGTGGTGCCGCTGTTTTTGGTGGGCAACGTCGTTTTGGTTGTTGCGCTGCTGCAAGGGGCCCTGTGGTTTGCCCTGGCGGGCCTGGTGGCGATGGCTGTGTCGTTCGCGGTGCAAGGCAAGGGACACAGCATGGAGGCCGTGCCGTCGATTCCCTTTGCCAGCCCGCGGCAGGCCGTGGCGCGTATTTTCTTGGAGCAATGGATCAACTTCCCCCGCTTTGTGCTGAGCGGGGGCTGGCTGCGCGCGTTGCGCCAGGCCAGCCGCTAA
- a CDS encoding peptide chain release factor 3: MSFLAETRRRRTFAIISHPDAGKTTLTEKLLLFSGAIQIAGSVKARKATRHATSDWMEIEKQRGISVASSVMQMAYRDHVVNLLDTPGHKDFSEDTYRVLTAVDSALMVIDAANGVEAQTRRLIEVCRQRDTPIITFVNKMDREVREPLDILDEIERELGMPCVPMTWPVGQGKSFGGIINLRTQMMTVFDGGKDRRPQDFDSMPLSDQAALEKRFGHEWTSAMESMELATGASPAWDHAAFLAGKQTPVFFGSGVNNFGVMEVLDALVDLAPSPQKRISTAVVNRQPVVKEVQPEDEAFSGVVFKVQANMDANHRDRIAFVRMASGKYTPGMKLKVMRTSKELRPTSVVTFMSQRREAVEEAYAGDIVGFTTHGGVQLGDTITDGSVNLMYTGLPFFAPEMFMTVVLRNPLRTKQLQQGLAQLGEEGAIQVFRPEMGGNMLLGAVGQLQFEVVQHRLKGEYDADIRLEGCQYTGARWITADTPKELQEFINAYPQRMARDAADTLAYLCTSPYDVRLAQERFPKIHFHPLREHAGLALQSAG; this comes from the coding sequence ATGTCTTTTCTTGCCGAAACCCGCCGCCGCCGCACTTTTGCGATCATTTCCCACCCGGACGCCGGTAAAACCACGTTGACCGAAAAGCTGTTGCTGTTCTCGGGCGCGATCCAGATTGCCGGTTCGGTGAAAGCCCGCAAAGCCACGCGCCATGCGACTTCCGACTGGATGGAGATTGAAAAGCAGCGGGGCATTTCTGTTGCATCGAGCGTGATGCAGATGGCCTACCGCGACCACGTGGTCAACCTGCTGGACACCCCCGGTCACAAGGACTTCTCGGAAGACACGTACCGCGTGTTGACCGCCGTGGATTCGGCGCTGATGGTGATTGACGCGGCCAACGGTGTGGAAGCGCAAACCCGCCGCCTGATCGAAGTCTGCCGCCAGCGCGATACGCCCATCATCACGTTTGTGAACAAGATGGACCGCGAAGTGCGCGAGCCGCTGGACATCCTGGATGAGATCGAGCGCGAACTGGGCATGCCCTGCGTGCCCATGACCTGGCCCGTGGGCCAGGGCAAATCTTTCGGCGGCATCATCAATTTGCGCACGCAGATGATGACGGTGTTCGACGGCGGCAAGGACCGCCGCCCGCAAGATTTTGATTCCATGCCCTTGAGCGACCAAGCCGCGCTGGAGAAGCGTTTTGGCCACGAATGGACCAGCGCGATGGAAAGCATGGAACTGGCCACCGGCGCATCCCCCGCCTGGGACCACGCCGCCTTTTTGGCGGGCAAACAAACGCCCGTGTTCTTTGGCTCCGGCGTGAACAACTTCGGTGTGATGGAAGTGCTGGACGCACTGGTGGACCTGGCGCCGAGTCCGCAAAAACGCATCAGCACGGCGGTGGTGAACCGCCAACCCGTGGTCAAAGAAGTGCAACCCGAAGACGAAGCCTTCAGCGGCGTGGTGTTCAAGGTGCAGGCCAATATGGACGCCAACCACCGCGACCGCATTGCCTTTGTGCGCATGGCATCCGGCAAATACACACCGGGCATGAAACTCAAAGTGATGCGCACCTCCAAAGAGCTGCGCCCCACGTCCGTGGTGACCTTCATGAGCCAGCGCCGCGAGGCGGTGGAAGAAGCCTATGCGGGCGACATCGTGGGCTTTACCACCCACGGTGGTGTGCAGTTGGGCGACACGATCACCGACGGCAGCGTGAACCTGATGTACACCGGCCTGCCCTTCTTTGCGCCCGAAATGTTCATGACCGTGGTGCTGCGCAACCCGCTGCGTACCAAGCAGTTGCAGCAAGGCCTGGCCCAGTTGGGCGAGGAAGGTGCGATTCAGGTGTTCCGCCCCGAGATGGGCGGCAACATGCTGCTGGGCGCCGTGGGGCAACTGCAGTTTGAAGTGGTGCAGCACCGGCTGAAGGGTGAATACGACGCCGACATCCGCCTGGAAGGCTGCCAATACACCGGCGCACGCTGGATCACGGCCGATACGCCCAAGGAACTGCAGGAGTTCATCAACGCCTATCCGCAGCGCATGGCGCGGGATGCGGCGGACACGCTGGCTTACCTGTGTACCAGCCCGTACGACGTGCGCCTGGCGCAGGAGCGTTTCCCCAAGATCCATTTCCACCCGCTGCGTGAACACGCAGGGCTGGCATTGCAGAGCGCGGGCTAA
- the ahcY gene encoding adenosylhomocysteinase, giving the protein MSVLKPVKNQDYQIADLSLAPWGRKELTIAETEMPGLMAIREEFAKAQPLKGARITGSLHMTIQTGVLVETLQALGAEVRWASCNIFSTQDHAAAALVAKGTPVFAHKGETLEEYWDFTHRIFEFSGKKGSAAEGPNMILDDGGDATLLMHLGARAEKDIKVLAKPGSAEEICLFNAIKAKLKLDPTWYSRRLKNIIGVTEETTTGVMRLEEMAVKGSLKLRAINVNDSVTKSKFDNLYGCRESLVDAIKRATDVMIAGKVALVAGYGDVGKGSAQALRALSAQVWVTEIDPINALQAAMEGYKVVTMEYAADKADIFVTTTGNKNVITYKHMAAMKDQAIVSNIGHFDNEIDVASLEKLQWDEIKPQVDHVIFPATKGKNGKPEKRIILLAKGRLVNLGCGTGHPSFVMSSSFANQTIAQIELFTKPKEYKVGKVYVLPKHLDEKVARLHLKKVGAMLSELTDEQAAYIGVSKSGPYKKETYRY; this is encoded by the coding sequence ATGAGCGTACTGAAGCCCGTTAAAAATCAAGATTACCAAATTGCCGACCTGAGCCTCGCGCCCTGGGGCCGCAAAGAGCTGACCATTGCCGAGACTGAAATGCCCGGCCTGATGGCCATCCGCGAAGAGTTCGCCAAAGCGCAGCCGCTCAAGGGCGCGCGCATCACCGGTTCCCTGCACATGACCATCCAAACCGGCGTGCTGGTGGAAACATTGCAAGCCCTGGGCGCCGAAGTGCGCTGGGCATCGTGCAACATCTTCTCCACCCAAGACCACGCCGCTGCCGCCTTGGTTGCCAAGGGCACACCGGTGTTTGCGCACAAGGGCGAAACGCTGGAAGAGTATTGGGACTTCACCCACCGCATTTTTGAATTCAGCGGCAAAAAAGGTTCTGCGGCTGAAGGCCCCAACATGATTCTGGATGACGGCGGCGACGCCACGCTGCTGATGCACCTGGGTGCCCGCGCCGAGAAGGACATCAAGGTTTTGGCCAAGCCTGGCAGCGCAGAAGAAATCTGCCTGTTCAACGCCATCAAGGCCAAGCTCAAGCTGGACCCCACCTGGTACAGCCGCCGCCTGAAAAACATCATCGGCGTGACCGAAGAAACCACCACCGGCGTGATGCGCCTGGAAGAAATGGCGGTCAAGGGCAGTCTCAAGCTGCGCGCCATCAACGTCAACGACTCGGTGACCAAGAGCAAGTTCGACAACCTATACGGTTGCCGCGAATCGCTGGTGGACGCCATCAAACGTGCTACCGACGTGATGATCGCCGGCAAGGTGGCCCTGGTGGCGGGTTACGGCGACGTGGGCAAGGGCTCCGCCCAGGCGCTTCGCGCCCTGTCTGCCCAAGTGTGGGTAACCGAGATCGACCCCATCAACGCGCTGCAGGCCGCGATGGAAGGCTACAAGGTTGTGACCATGGAATACGCCGCCGACAAGGCCGATATTTTCGTGACCACCACCGGCAACAAAAACGTCATCACGTACAAACACATGGCGGCCATGAAGGACCAGGCCATTGTTTCCAACATCGGCCACTTTGACAACGAGATCGACGTTGCTTCGCTGGAAAAACTGCAGTGGGACGAGATCAAGCCCCAGGTCGACCACGTAATCTTCCCCGCTACCAAGGGCAAGAACGGCAAGCCTGAAAAACGCATCATCCTGTTGGCCAAGGGCCGCTTGGTGAACCTGGGTTGCGGTACCGGCCACCCGAGCTTTGTGATGTCCTCCAGCTTCGCGAACCAAACCATCGCCCAGATTGAGCTGTTCACCAAGCCCAAGGAGTACAAGGTCGGCAAGGTCTACGTGTTGCCCAAGCACCTGGACGAAAAAGTCGCCCGTTTGCACCTGAAGAAGGTTGGCGCCATGTTGTCCGAGCTGACCGACGAGCAGGCCGCCTACATCGGCGTCAGCAAGTCCGGCCCGTACAAAAAAGAAACCTACCGCTACTAA
- a CDS encoding TlyA family RNA methyltransferase produces MRIDQLLVQRGLASTRSQAQRLIADGVQWRKGEEWKRVAKNGDEVPEDAPIQLLDDSEARYVSRGGLKLEAALKHVGLSVTGLRCLDVGQSTGGFTDCLLQAGAACVVGVDVGSAQLHPSLREDARVLCVESVNARTLSAADLIAAYAGSTGAEGQFDLEEDGETFEGFDGSDDSREEAELATLPPEFAPPFDLLVADLSFISQTLVLPAAVEFLKEGGTLLTLVKPQFELQPGQVGKGGIVKDATMYPIVEQRLRETCAELGLTVTAWFDSPIEGGDGNREFFICARKTGVSSS; encoded by the coding sequence ATGCGCATTGACCAACTGCTGGTGCAGCGCGGGCTGGCCAGCACCCGCTCGCAGGCCCAGCGCCTGATCGCCGATGGCGTGCAGTGGCGCAAAGGGGAGGAATGGAAGCGGGTCGCCAAGAATGGCGATGAGGTTCCGGAAGACGCCCCTATCCAGCTGCTGGACGACTCCGAGGCACGTTACGTGTCGCGGGGAGGCCTGAAGCTGGAGGCGGCGCTCAAGCACGTGGGCCTGTCGGTGACAGGACTGCGTTGCCTGGACGTGGGGCAGAGCACCGGTGGTTTCACCGACTGCCTGCTGCAAGCCGGCGCTGCATGCGTAGTGGGTGTAGACGTGGGCAGTGCCCAACTGCACCCCAGCCTGCGTGAGGATGCGCGGGTCCTGTGCGTGGAAAGTGTCAATGCACGCACTCTGTCTGCTGCAGATTTGATAGCTGCTTACGCAGGAAGTACGGGGGCTGAAGGCCAATTTGACCTTGAAGAAGACGGTGAAACCTTTGAGGGTTTTGATGGCTCCGATGACAGCCGCGAAGAGGCCGAACTGGCCACCTTGCCGCCGGAGTTTGCGCCACCGTTCGATCTGCTGGTCGCCGACCTGTCTTTCATTTCGCAAACTCTGGTGTTGCCGGCTGCGGTGGAATTCCTCAAAGAGGGCGGAACCCTGCTGACGCTGGTCAAGCCGCAGTTCGAGCTGCAGCCGGGCCAGGTGGGCAAGGGCGGGATTGTCAAAGACGCCACCATGTACCCCATCGTCGAGCAACGATTGCGTGAGACGTGCGCCGAGCTGGGCCTGACGGTCACCGCGTGGTTTGATTCGCCCATAGAAGGTGGCGATGGCAACCGCGAATTTTTCATTTGCGCCCGCAAGACGGGTGTTTCCTCTTCCTGA
- the metF gene encoding methylenetetrahydrofolate reductase [NAD(P)H], whose product MSQTPRLPLSLEFFPPKTPEGAEKLRVVRQQLYGLKPEFCSVTFGAGGSTQEGTFGTVRSILAEGVDAASHFSCIGATKDTVRAQLATLKTMGVKRLVALRGDLPSGYGAGGEFHYASDLVTFIRMETGDDFHIEVAAYPEVHPQAKSPASDLQAFAAKVQAGANSAITQYFYNADAYFRFVEELDALGLNIAVVPGIMPISSSTQLMRFSDACGAEIPRWIRLRLQSFGDDVASIKSFGLDVVTDLCEQLRAGGAPGLHFYTMNQSVATLALCDRLGLATA is encoded by the coding sequence ATGTCCCAGACACCCAGACTTCCCCTGAGTCTTGAATTCTTTCCGCCCAAAACACCTGAAGGCGCAGAAAAGCTGCGCGTCGTGCGCCAGCAACTGTATGGTCTGAAGCCCGAGTTTTGCTCCGTCACGTTTGGTGCCGGTGGCTCCACGCAAGAAGGCACCTTCGGTACGGTGCGCAGCATCCTGGCCGAGGGCGTGGATGCGGCCTCGCACTTCTCCTGCATCGGCGCCACCAAAGACACAGTGCGCGCGCAGCTCGCCACGCTCAAGACCATGGGCGTCAAGCGCCTGGTGGCACTGCGTGGTGATTTGCCCAGCGGCTACGGTGCCGGTGGTGAGTTCCACTACGCCAGCGACCTGGTCACTTTTATCCGTATGGAGACGGGTGACGATTTCCACATCGAAGTGGCGGCTTATCCCGAAGTGCATCCCCAGGCCAAGTCACCCGCCAGCGATCTGCAGGCTTTTGCCGCCAAGGTGCAGGCGGGTGCCAATTCGGCCATCACGCAGTATTTCTACAACGCTGACGCGTATTTCCGCTTTGTCGAAGAGCTGGACGCGCTGGGCCTGAACATCGCCGTGGTACCGGGCATCATGCCTATCAGCAGCTCCACGCAGTTGATGCGCTTCAGCGACGCCTGCGGCGCCGAGATTCCACGCTGGATTCGCCTGCGTCTGCAGAGTTTTGGTGACGACGTGGCTTCCATCAAGTCCTTCGGTCTGGATGTGGTCACCGACCTGTGTGAACAGTTGCGCGCCGGTGGCGCACCGGGGCTGCATTTCTACACGATGAACCAGAGCGTTGCGACGCTCGCGTTGTGTGACCGGCTGGGACTGGCGACGGCGTGA
- a CDS encoding 23S rRNA (adenine(2030)-N(6))-methyltransferase RlmJ produces the protein MFSYRHAFHAGNHADVLKHTILLAVLRHMTQKDALNVFDTHAGAGLYRLDGDYAQTSAEAADGFLKLVASKPPQGFTPALQDYVEMVASFNAANQWKVYPGSPFIIQSLLSGRDKLKLWEMHPTDTKTLTANVAQLEAGRQVTILREDGFEGLKKFLPPPSRRALVLCDPSYEVKHDYARVPAMVADALLRFATGTYAVWYPIIPRPEAHDLPKKLKTLANKAGKSWLHATLTVKSSKLTQDAEGEVVRPGLPASGMFLINPPHTLKAALKDALPQMVELLKQDQNASSSLESGG, from the coding sequence ATGTTCAGTTATCGCCACGCCTTTCACGCCGGCAACCATGCCGACGTCCTCAAACACACCATTTTGCTGGCCGTGCTGCGGCACATGACGCAAAAAGACGCGCTCAATGTGTTCGACACCCATGCCGGTGCCGGCCTGTACCGCCTGGATGGGGACTATGCCCAGACCAGCGCCGAGGCCGCCGACGGTTTCCTGAAACTGGTCGCCAGCAAGCCACCGCAAGGCTTCACGCCTGCCCTGCAGGACTATGTGGAAATGGTGGCAAGTTTCAATGCCGCAAACCAGTGGAAGGTCTATCCCGGATCGCCTTTCATCATCCAGAGTCTGCTGAGCGGCCGCGACAAGCTCAAGCTGTGGGAAATGCATCCGACCGACACCAAGACACTGACAGCCAACGTGGCGCAGCTGGAAGCGGGCCGCCAGGTCACTATCCTGCGCGAAGACGGTTTTGAAGGGCTCAAGAAATTCCTGCCGCCGCCCTCACGCCGCGCCCTGGTGCTGTGTGACCCGAGTTATGAGGTCAAACACGACTACGCCCGCGTGCCCGCCATGGTGGCCGATGCGCTGCTGCGTTTTGCCACCGGCACCTACGCCGTGTGGTACCCCATCATTCCGCGCCCCGAAGCGCACGACCTGCCGAAAAAACTGAAAACCCTGGCCAACAAGGCCGGCAAAAGCTGGTTGCATGCCACGCTGACGGTCAAGTCCAGCAAACTGACTCAGGATGCAGAGGGTGAAGTGGTCCGCCCCGGCTTGCCGGCCAGCGGCATGTTCCTGATCAACCCACCGCACACGCTGAAGGCCGCGCTGAAAGACGCGTTGCCGCAGATGGTGGAGTTGCTGAAGCAGGACCAGAACGCCAGCTCGTCGCTGGAATCAGGCGGCTGA
- the rplM gene encoding 50S ribosomal protein L13: protein MSTFSAKPAEVVHEWFVIDATDKVLGRVASEVALRLRGKHKAIYTPHVDTGDFIVIINAAQLRVTGAKPLDKVYYRHSGYPGGITATNFRDMQAKHPGRALEKAVKGMLPKGPLGYAMIKKLKVYGGAEHPHTAQQPKVLDIPGISANAVKREAAK from the coding sequence ATGTCTACTTTCAGCGCAAAACCCGCTGAGGTCGTGCACGAGTGGTTTGTGATTGACGCGACCGACAAGGTCCTCGGACGAGTAGCCAGCGAAGTTGCTCTCCGTTTGCGCGGCAAACACAAGGCCATTTACACGCCTCACGTCGATACCGGTGACTTCATCGTCATCATCAATGCAGCCCAGCTGCGCGTCACGGGTGCCAAGCCCCTGGACAAGGTGTACTACCGCCACTCGGGTTACCCCGGCGGCATTACAGCCACCAACTTCCGCGACATGCAAGCCAAGCATCCTGGCCGCGCTTTGGAAAAAGCCGTCAAGGGCATGCTGCCCAAGGGTCCCCTGGGTTACGCCATGATCAAGAAGCTCAAGGTCTACGGTGGTGCTGAGCACCCCCACACAGCCCAGCAGCCCAAGGTTCTGGACATCCCCGGTATTTCTGCCAATGCAGTGAAACGTGAGGCCGCCAAATGA
- the rpsI gene encoding 30S ribosomal protein S9, producing MIGEWNNGTGRRKSSVARVFLKKGSGQIVVNGKAIEKFFGRATSIMVCKQPLLLTNHAETFDIMVNVSGGGESGQAGATRHGITRALIDYDATLKPALSQAGFVTRDAREVERKKVGFHGARRRKQFSKR from the coding sequence ATGATCGGTGAATGGAACAATGGCACCGGCCGTCGCAAATCCAGCGTCGCCCGTGTGTTTCTGAAAAAAGGCTCCGGCCAAATCGTAGTGAACGGCAAAGCGATCGAAAAGTTCTTCGGCCGCGCAACGTCCATCATGGTCTGCAAGCAGCCCCTGCTGCTGACGAACCACGCTGAAACATTTGACATCATGGTCAATGTGTCCGGCGGCGGTGAGTCCGGCCAGGCGGGTGCAACCCGCCACGGTATTACCCGTGCCCTGATCGACTACGACGCAACCCTCAAGCCGGCCCTGAGCCAGGCTGGTTTCGTGACACGTGACGCACGTGAAGTCGAACGTAAGAAGGTCGGCTTCCACGGCGCTCGCCGTCGCAAGCAGTTCTCCAAGCGTTAA